The proteins below are encoded in one region of Phaseolus vulgaris cultivar G19833 chromosome 1, P. vulgaris v2.0, whole genome shotgun sequence:
- the LOC137814247 gene encoding uncharacterized protein, which produces MDASVPDNVVDYSPSSTVIEFDRPVSLLRGPLPAGRSDEPSAGTYVLAFRDSRAWASSFVACERKIVEQCEEGARIGCAVSASRNCKPTWWKALAGSTLSDLKEREQCEVREMADCLAVAKEKCVGFARDKCLVPFRDARIRVAKGVLSSKDVGKLIGWASMPASGRSLWLMNQVGLIGGDLEMTNCKASELLGFDNYVQCILGERQQDTEN; this is translated from the coding sequence ATGGATGCATCGGTCCCCGACAATGTCGTCGACTACTCACCTTCTTCAACCGTCATCGAATTCGACCGCCCCGTATCCTTACTCCGGGGACCATTACCGGCGGGTCGCTCCGACGAGCCGTCGGCGGGAACGTACGTGCTCGCCTTTAGGGACTCGCGTGCGTGGGCGTCTTCGTTCGTAGCCTGTGAGCGCAAAATCGTTGAGCAGTGCGAGGAGGGGGCGAGGATCGGATGTGCCGTGAGTGCTTCCAGGAACTGTAAGCCTACATGGTGGAAGGCTCTGGCGGGTTCCACACTTTCTGATCTGAAGGAGCGGGAGCAGTGCGAAGTGCGTGAGATGGCGGATTGTTTAGCCGTGGCTAAGGAGAAGTGTGTTGGTTTTGCCAGGGACAAGTGTTTGGTTCCCTTTAGGGACGCGAGGATTAGGGTTGCGAAAGGGGTTTTGAGTTCCAAGGATGTTGGGAAGTTGATTGGTTGGGCATCGATGCCTGCGAGTGGGAGGAGCTTGTGGTTGATGAATCAAGTGGGTCTGATTGGTGGTGATTTGGAGATGACCAATTGCAAGGCTAGCGAGTTGCTGGGATTTGACAATTATGTGCAATGCATTTTGGGTGAGCGACAACAAGACACCGAAAACTAA